One Alosa alosa isolate M-15738 ecotype Scorff River chromosome 22, AALO_Geno_1.1, whole genome shotgun sequence DNA segment encodes these proteins:
- the LOC125287650 gene encoding transmembrane protein 26-like, whose translation MFVKFISAVITRSLFILVSLIGVWRVTSVKNNNNYWLLTILYLPLVAEMIVTLKGRKGSDYKWFSPAILLFLLSIIPSIWILELHHQHNKSADDKCRRLDSSESLKSIINNWRNSTNGSETFTDSVKMLSSVCANDWILALHQILLILLIVGKWLLPIGVGVTRDQLSQLLLVFVGTAADILEFTSETLSDVKESSPNLVYIILAVWTWTMLQFPLHLSVLTPDEADSEGPQGDSFLSRHRTDIWQIVETLFIQDGPFLVVRLTVMLHFGVVHQMLLFFAIKNFLVVILNVYRLIVICQDFKWSM comes from the exons ATGTTCGTTAAGTTTATTTCTGCGGTTATCACAAGGTCGCTTTTTATTTTGGTGTCCCTCATCGGAGTTTGGAGAGTGACAtcggtaaaaaataataataattattggcTTCTCACCATCCTATACTTACCGCTCGTGGCCGAAATGATAGTAACTTTGAAGGGAAGAAAAGGTAGCGACTACAAATG GTTCTCCCCCGCTATactcctctttcttctcagCATCATTCCAAGCATATGGATTTTAGAGTTGCATCATCAACATAACAAATCGGCTGATGATAAG TGTCGCCGGCTGGATTCCTCAGAGAGCCTAAAGAGTATTATAAACAACTGGAGGAACTCAACTAATGGGAGTGAAACCTTTACG GACTCGGTGAAGATGCTTTCCTCGGTGTGTGCCAATGACTGGATCCTGGCGCTACACCAGATCCTGCTCATCCTTCTGATCGTGGGCAAGTGGCTGCTGCCCATCGGCGTGGGGGTGACTCGCGACCAGCTCTCCCAGCTGCTGCTGGTCTTCGTGGGCACCGCCGCCGACATCCTGGAGTTCACCAGTGAGACGCTGTCCGACGTCAA ggAGTCTAGCCCAAATCTGGTTTACATCATCCTAGCCGTGTGGACTTGGACCATGTTGCAATTCCCACTCCATCTCTCAG tgttgaCCCCAGATGAAGCAGACTCCGAGGGGCCGCAGGGCGACTCCTTCCTGTCCCGCCACCGCACGGACATCTGGCAGATAGTGGAGACGCTGTTCATCCAGGACGGCCCGTTCCTGGTGGTGCGCCTCACAGTCATGCTCCACTTTGGCGTCGTCCACCAGATGCTCCTCTTCTTCGCCATCAAGAACTTCCTAGTGGTCATCCTCAACGTCTATCGTCTCATCGTTATCTGCCAGGACTTCAAATGGTCCATGTGA